In Carassius carassius chromosome 7, fCarCar2.1, whole genome shotgun sequence, one genomic interval encodes:
- the wu:fa56d06 gene encoding uncharacterized protein wu:fa56d06 isoform X4 produces the protein MFRILLLLFAVAGLHATPLHRFPNGKLKQIGPQMVQDEHRDSSVLKHMNNDVKPKKQLPVPAEFCRQGTEPSRRFLMDLNTGMLKRGVGEMNKKVSGLDEFKQSTENQLHTQQELRMRPMMRSQYRAQSEKHEQRAIPAEVYRKGTETSRNVLMDLNTGLLKEHMNKLDRRVVGSAKWEVVSEHEDIRSQDSSEHKKNHKVVPVEIRRQGTEPSRRILIDTSTGMPKEELSEMNRRVSGFYNLAPIEKRQGTEPSRRFLMDMDSRMLKHVVGEMNRRVSGFYNPPPYEMRKGTQNSRTTLVDPRTGQLLASLTELQRSTSPLDEFRQGTEYQPYILQELRVCMLKKQCTETSRNVLMDMNAGLLKEHRNEMDRRVGGSAKWEVVSEHEDIRSQDSSEHKDNHKAVPVEVRRQGTEPSRRILIDTSTGMPKEELSEMNRRVSGFYNPPPYEMRKGTQNSRTTLVDPRTGQLLASLTELQRSTSPLDEFRQGTEYQPYILQELRVCMLKKQCTETSRNVLMDMNAGLLKEHKNEMESSEHKENHKAVPVEIRRQGTEPSRRFLMDMDTGMLKHEVGEMNRRVSGFYNPPLYEMRKGTQNSHATLVDPRTGQLQPSLTELQRSTAPLDEFRQGTEYQPHTLLKFRMMHHIVRPKYRA, from the exons ATGTTCAGGATCTTGCTGCTCCTGTTTGCCGTGGCTG GTCTCCATGCAACTCCACTGCACCGATTCCCAAAtggtaaattaaaacaaattgggCCACAAATGGTCCAAGATGAACACAGGGACAGCTCAGTTCTGAAGCACATGAACAATGATGTAAAACCCAAGAAGCAATTACCAGTTCCAGCTGAGTTCTGCAGACAGGGAACAGAACCTTCCAGACGCTTCCTGATGGACCTGAACACTGGGATGCTCAAGCGTGGAGTTGGTGAAATGAACAAAAAAGTTTCAGGAT TGGATGAGTTCAAACAAAGCACTGAGAACCAGCTGCACACCCAGCAAGAGCTCAGAATGCGTCCCATGATGAGATCGCAGTACAGAGCTCAGAGCGAAAAACACGAGCAGAGAGCAATCCCTGCCGAGGTGTACAGAAAAGGCACTGAAACTTCCAGAAATGTCCTGATGGACCTGAACACCGGTCTGCTCAAGGAACACATGAACAAGTTGGACAGGAGAGTAGTGGGCT CAGCTAAATGGGAAGTGGTTTCTGAGCATGAGGACATAAGAAGCCAAGACTCTTCTGAACATAAGAAGAACCACAAAGTAGTTCCTGTTGAGATTCGTAGACAGGGAACAGAACCTTCCAGACGCATCCTGATTGACACGAGCACTGGGATGCCCAAGGAGGAACTCAGTGAAATGAACAGAAGAGTTTCTGGCT TCTACAATCTAGCACCTATTGAGAAGAGGCAAGGAACAGAACCTTCCAGACGCTTCCTGATGGACATGGACAGTCGGATGCTCAAGCATGTGGTTGGCGAAATGAACAGAAGAGTTTCCGGCT TTTACAATCCTCCACCTTATGAAATGAGGAAGGGAACCCAGAATTCTCGCACCACTCTGGTGGATCCCAGAACTGGTCAACTGCTGGCTTCTCTAACAGAGCTGCAGAGGAGCACATCGCCAT TGGATGAGTTCAGACAAGGCACTGAGTACCAGCCATACATCCTACAGGAGCTCAGGGTGTGTATGCTGAAGAAACAATGCACTGAAACTTCCAGAAATGTCCTGATGGACATGAACGCTGGTCTACTCAAAGAACACAGGAATGAGATGGACAGGAGAGTAGGGGGCT CAGCTAAATGGGAGGTGGTTTCTGAGCATGAGGACATAAGAAGCCAAGATTCTTCTGAACATAAGGACAACCACAAAGCAGTTCCTGTTGAGGTCCGTAGGCAAGGAACAGAACCTTCCAGACGCATCCTGATTGACACGAGCACTGGGATGCCCAAGGAGGAACTCAGTGAAATGAACAGAAGAGTTTCTGGCT TTTACAATCCTCCACCTTATGAAATGAGGAAGGGAACCCAGAATTCTCGCACCACTCTGGTGGATCCCAGAACTGGTCAACTGCTGGCTTCTCTAACAGAGCTGCAGAGGAGCACATCGCCAT TGGATGAGTTCAGACAAGGCACTGAGTACCAGCCATACATCCTACAGGAGCTCAGGGTGTGTATGCTGAAGAAACAATGCACTGAAACTTCCAGAAATGTCCTGATGGACATGAACGCTGGTCTACTCA AAGAACACAAGAATGAGATGGAGTCTTCTGAACATAAGGAGAACCACAAAGCAGTCCCTGTTGAGATCCGTAGGCAAGGAACAGAACCTTCCAGACGCTTCCTGATGGACATGGACACTGGGATGCTCAAGCATGAAGTTGGCGAAATGAACAGAAGAGTTTCCGGCT TCTACAATCCTCCACTTTATGAGATGAGGAAGGGAACCCAGAATTCTCACGCCACTCTGGTGGATCCCAGAACTGGACAACTGCAGCCATCTCTAACAGAGCTGCAGAGGAGCACAGCGCCAT TGGATGAGTTCAGACAAGGCACTGAGTACCAGCCGCACACCCTGCTGAAGTTTAGGATGATGCATCACATTGTTAGACCTAAGTACAGAGCTTAG
- the wu:fa56d06 gene encoding uncharacterized protein wu:fa56d06 isoform X3 — MFRILLLLFAVAGLHATPLHRFPNGKLKQIGPQMVQDEHRDSSVLKHMNNDVKPKKQLPVPAEFCRQGTEPSRRFLMDLNTGMLKRGVGEMNKKVSGLDEFKQSTENQLHTQQELRMRPMMRSQYRAQSEKHEQRAIPAEVYRKGTETSRNVLMDLNTGLLKEHMNKLDRRVVGSAKWEVVSEHEDIRSQDSSEHKKNHKVVPVEIRRQGTEPSRRILIDTSTGMPKEELSEMNRRVSGFYNLAPIEKRQGTEPSRRFLMDMDSRMLKHVVGEMNRRVSGFYNPPPYEMRKGTQNSRTTLVDPRTGQLLASLTELQRSTSPLDEFRQGTEYQPYILQELRVCMLKKQCTETSRNVLMDMNAGLLKEHRNEMDRRVGGSAKWEVVSEHEDIRSQDSSEHKDNHKAVPVEVRRQGTEPSRRILIDTSTGMPKEELSEMNRRVSGFYNPPPYEMRKGTQNSRTTLVDPRTGQLLASLTELQRSTSPLDEFRQGTEYQPYILQELRVCMLKKQCTETSRNVLMDMNAGLLKEHRNEMDRRVGGSAKWEVVSEHEDIRSQDYKENHKAVPVEIRRQGTEPSRRFLMDMDTGMLKHEVGEMNRRVSGFYNPPLYEMRKGTQNSHATLVDPRTGQLQPSLTELQRSTAPLDEFRQGTEYQPHTLLKFRMMHHIVRPKYRA, encoded by the exons ATGTTCAGGATCTTGCTGCTCCTGTTTGCCGTGGCTG GTCTCCATGCAACTCCACTGCACCGATTCCCAAAtggtaaattaaaacaaattgggCCACAAATGGTCCAAGATGAACACAGGGACAGCTCAGTTCTGAAGCACATGAACAATGATGTAAAACCCAAGAAGCAATTACCAGTTCCAGCTGAGTTCTGCAGACAGGGAACAGAACCTTCCAGACGCTTCCTGATGGACCTGAACACTGGGATGCTCAAGCGTGGAGTTGGTGAAATGAACAAAAAAGTTTCAGGAT TGGATGAGTTCAAACAAAGCACTGAGAACCAGCTGCACACCCAGCAAGAGCTCAGAATGCGTCCCATGATGAGATCGCAGTACAGAGCTCAGAGCGAAAAACACGAGCAGAGAGCAATCCCTGCCGAGGTGTACAGAAAAGGCACTGAAACTTCCAGAAATGTCCTGATGGACCTGAACACCGGTCTGCTCAAGGAACACATGAACAAGTTGGACAGGAGAGTAGTGGGCT CAGCTAAATGGGAAGTGGTTTCTGAGCATGAGGACATAAGAAGCCAAGACTCTTCTGAACATAAGAAGAACCACAAAGTAGTTCCTGTTGAGATTCGTAGACAGGGAACAGAACCTTCCAGACGCATCCTGATTGACACGAGCACTGGGATGCCCAAGGAGGAACTCAGTGAAATGAACAGAAGAGTTTCTGGCT TCTACAATCTAGCACCTATTGAGAAGAGGCAAGGAACAGAACCTTCCAGACGCTTCCTGATGGACATGGACAGTCGGATGCTCAAGCATGTGGTTGGCGAAATGAACAGAAGAGTTTCCGGCT TTTACAATCCTCCACCTTATGAAATGAGGAAGGGAACCCAGAATTCTCGCACCACTCTGGTGGATCCCAGAACTGGTCAACTGCTGGCTTCTCTAACAGAGCTGCAGAGGAGCACATCGCCAT TGGATGAGTTCAGACAAGGCACTGAGTACCAGCCATACATCCTACAGGAGCTCAGGGTGTGTATGCTGAAGAAACAATGCACTGAAACTTCCAGAAATGTCCTGATGGACATGAACGCTGGTCTACTCAAAGAACACAGGAATGAGATGGACAGGAGAGTAGGGGGCT CAGCTAAATGGGAGGTGGTTTCTGAGCATGAGGACATAAGAAGCCAAGATTCTTCTGAACATAAGGACAACCACAAAGCAGTTCCTGTTGAGGTCCGTAGGCAAGGAACAGAACCTTCCAGACGCATCCTGATTGACACGAGCACTGGGATGCCCAAGGAGGAACTCAGTGAAATGAACAGAAGAGTTTCTGGCT TTTACAATCCTCCACCTTATGAAATGAGGAAGGGAACCCAGAATTCTCGCACCACTCTGGTGGATCCCAGAACTGGTCAACTGCTGGCTTCTCTAACAGAGCTGCAGAGGAGCACATCGCCAT TGGATGAGTTCAGACAAGGCACTGAGTACCAGCCATACATCCTACAGGAGCTCAGGGTGTGTATGCTGAAGAAACAATGCACTGAAACTTCCAGAAATGTCCTGATGGACATGAACGCTGGTCTACTCAAAGAACACAGGAATGAGATGGACAGGAGAGTAGGGGGCT CAGCTAAATGGGAAGTGGTTTCTGAGCATGAGGACATAAGAAGCCAAGATT ATAAGGAGAACCACAAAGCAGTCCCTGTTGAGATCCGTAGGCAAGGAACAGAACCTTCCAGACGCTTCCTGATGGACATGGACACTGGGATGCTCAAGCATGAAGTTGGCGAAATGAACAGAAGAGTTTCCGGCT TCTACAATCCTCCACTTTATGAGATGAGGAAGGGAACCCAGAATTCTCACGCCACTCTGGTGGATCCCAGAACTGGACAACTGCAGCCATCTCTAACAGAGCTGCAGAGGAGCACAGCGCCAT TGGATGAGTTCAGACAAGGCACTGAGTACCAGCCGCACACCCTGCTGAAGTTTAGGATGATGCATCACATTGTTAGACCTAAGTACAGAGCTTAG
- the wu:fa56d06 gene encoding uncharacterized protein wu:fa56d06 isoform X1, which yields MFRILLLLFAVAGLHATPLHRFPNGKLKQIGPQMVQDEHRDSSVLKHMNNDVKPKKQLPVPAEFCRQGTEPSRRFLMDLNTGMLKRGVGEMNKKVSGLDEFKQSTENQLHTQQELRMRPMMRSQYRAQSEKHEQRAIPAEVYRKGTETSRNVLMDLNTGLLKEHMNKLDRRVVGSAKWEVVSEHEDIRSQDSSEHKKNHKVVPVEIRRQGTEPSRRILIDTSTGMPKEELSEMNRRVSGFYNLAPIEKRQGTEPSRRFLMDMDSRMLKHVVGEMNRRVSGFYNPPPYEMRKGTQNSRTTLVDPRTGQLLASLTELQRSTSPLDEFRQGTEYQPYILQELRVCMLKKQCTETSRNVLMDMNAGLLKEHRNEMDRRVGGSAKWEVVSEHEDIRSQDSSEHKDNHKAVPVEVRRQGTEPSRRILIDTSTGMPKEELSEMNRRVSGFYNPPPYEMRKGTQNSRTTLVDPRTGQLLASLTELQRSTSPLDEFRQGTEYQPYILQELRVCMLKKQCTETSRNVLMDMNAGLLKEHRNEMDRRVGGSAKWEVVSEHEDIRSQDSSEHKKNHKAVPVEVRRQGTEPSRRILVDTSTGMPKEELSEMNRRVSGFYNLAPIEKRQGTEPSRRFLMDIDSRMLKHVVGEMNRRVSGFYNPPLYEMRKGTQNSHATLVDPRTGQLQPSLTELQRSTAPLDEFRQGTEYQPHTLLKFRMMHHIVRPKYRA from the exons ATGTTCAGGATCTTGCTGCTCCTGTTTGCCGTGGCTG GTCTCCATGCAACTCCACTGCACCGATTCCCAAAtggtaaattaaaacaaattgggCCACAAATGGTCCAAGATGAACACAGGGACAGCTCAGTTCTGAAGCACATGAACAATGATGTAAAACCCAAGAAGCAATTACCAGTTCCAGCTGAGTTCTGCAGACAGGGAACAGAACCTTCCAGACGCTTCCTGATGGACCTGAACACTGGGATGCTCAAGCGTGGAGTTGGTGAAATGAACAAAAAAGTTTCAGGAT TGGATGAGTTCAAACAAAGCACTGAGAACCAGCTGCACACCCAGCAAGAGCTCAGAATGCGTCCCATGATGAGATCGCAGTACAGAGCTCAGAGCGAAAAACACGAGCAGAGAGCAATCCCTGCCGAGGTGTACAGAAAAGGCACTGAAACTTCCAGAAATGTCCTGATGGACCTGAACACCGGTCTGCTCAAGGAACACATGAACAAGTTGGACAGGAGAGTAGTGGGCT CAGCTAAATGGGAAGTGGTTTCTGAGCATGAGGACATAAGAAGCCAAGACTCTTCTGAACATAAGAAGAACCACAAAGTAGTTCCTGTTGAGATTCGTAGACAGGGAACAGAACCTTCCAGACGCATCCTGATTGACACGAGCACTGGGATGCCCAAGGAGGAACTCAGTGAAATGAACAGAAGAGTTTCTGGCT TCTACAATCTAGCACCTATTGAGAAGAGGCAAGGAACAGAACCTTCCAGACGCTTCCTGATGGACATGGACAGTCGGATGCTCAAGCATGTGGTTGGCGAAATGAACAGAAGAGTTTCCGGCT TTTACAATCCTCCACCTTATGAAATGAGGAAGGGAACCCAGAATTCTCGCACCACTCTGGTGGATCCCAGAACTGGTCAACTGCTGGCTTCTCTAACAGAGCTGCAGAGGAGCACATCGCCAT TGGATGAGTTCAGACAAGGCACTGAGTACCAGCCATACATCCTACAGGAGCTCAGGGTGTGTATGCTGAAGAAACAATGCACTGAAACTTCCAGAAATGTCCTGATGGACATGAACGCTGGTCTACTCAAAGAACACAGGAATGAGATGGACAGGAGAGTAGGGGGCT CAGCTAAATGGGAGGTGGTTTCTGAGCATGAGGACATAAGAAGCCAAGATTCTTCTGAACATAAGGACAACCACAAAGCAGTTCCTGTTGAGGTCCGTAGGCAAGGAACAGAACCTTCCAGACGCATCCTGATTGACACGAGCACTGGGATGCCCAAGGAGGAACTCAGTGAAATGAACAGAAGAGTTTCTGGCT TTTACAATCCTCCACCTTATGAAATGAGGAAGGGAACCCAGAATTCTCGCACCACTCTGGTGGATCCCAGAACTGGTCAACTGCTGGCTTCTCTAACAGAGCTGCAGAGGAGCACATCGCCAT TGGATGAGTTCAGACAAGGCACTGAGTACCAGCCATACATCCTACAGGAGCTCAGGGTGTGTATGCTGAAGAAACAATGCACTGAAACTTCCAGAAATGTCCTGATGGACATGAACGCTGGTCTACTCAAAGAACACAGGAATGAGATGGACAGGAGAGTAGGGGGCT CAGCTAAATGGGAAGTGGTTTCTGAGCATGAGGACATAAGAAGCCAAGATTCTTCTGAACATAAGAAGAACCACAAAGCAGTTCCTGTTGAGGTCCGTAGGCAAGGAACAGAACCTTCCAGACGCATCCTGGTTGACACGAGCACTGGGATGCCCAAGGAGGAACTCAGTGAAATGAACAGAAGAGTTTCTGGCT TCTACAATCTAGCACCTATTGAGAAGAGGCAAGGAACAGAACCTTCCAGACGCTTCCTAATGGACATAGACAGTCGGATGCTCAAGCATGTGGTTGGCGAAATGAACAGAAGAGTTTCTGGCT TCTACAATCCTCCACTTTATGAGATGAGGAAGGGAACCCAGAATTCTCACGCCACTCTGGTGGATCCCAGAACTGGACAACTGCAGCCATCTCTAACAGAGCTGCAGAGGAGCACAGCGCCAT TGGATGAGTTCAGACAAGGCACTGAGTACCAGCCGCACACCCTGCTGAAGTTTAGGATGATGCATCACATTGTTAGACCTAAGTACAGAGCTTAG
- the wu:fa56d06 gene encoding uncharacterized protein wu:fa56d06 isoform X2 translates to MFRILLLLFAVAGLHATPLHRFPNGKLKQIGPQMVQDEHRDSSVLKHMNNDVKPKKQLPVPAEFCRQGTEPSRRFLMDLNTGMLKRGVGEMNKKVSGLDEFKQSTENQLHTQQELRMRPMMRSQYRAQSEKHEQRAIPAEVYRKGTETSRNVLMDLNTGLLKEHMNKLDRRVVGSAKWEVVSEHEDIRSQDSSEHKKNHKVVPVEIRRQGTEPSRRILIDTSTGMPKEELSEMNRRVSGFYNLAPIEKRQGTEPSRRFLMDMDSRMLKHVVGEMNRRVSGFYNPPPYEMRKGTQNSRTTLVDPRTGQLLASLTELQRSTSPLDEFRQGTEYQPYILQELRVCMLKKQCTETSRNVLMDMNAGLLKEHRNEMDRRVGGSAKWEVVSEHEDIRSQDSSEHKDNHKAVPVEVRRQGTEPSRRILIDTSTGMPKEELSEMNRRVSGFYNPPPYEMRKGTQNSRTTLVDPRTGQLLASLTELQRSTSPLDEFRQGTEYQPYILQELRVCMLKKQCTETSRNVLMDMNAGLLKEHRNEMDRRVGGSAKWEVVSEHEDIRSQDSSEHKKNHKAVPVEVRRQGTEPSRRILVDTSTGMPKEELSEMNRRVSGFYNLAPIEKRQGTEPSRRFLMDIDSRMLKHVVGEMNRRVSGFYNPPPYEMRKGTQNSHTTLVDPRTGQLLASLTELQRSTSPLDEFRQGTEYQPHTLLKFRMMHHIVRPKYRA, encoded by the exons ATGTTCAGGATCTTGCTGCTCCTGTTTGCCGTGGCTG GTCTCCATGCAACTCCACTGCACCGATTCCCAAAtggtaaattaaaacaaattgggCCACAAATGGTCCAAGATGAACACAGGGACAGCTCAGTTCTGAAGCACATGAACAATGATGTAAAACCCAAGAAGCAATTACCAGTTCCAGCTGAGTTCTGCAGACAGGGAACAGAACCTTCCAGACGCTTCCTGATGGACCTGAACACTGGGATGCTCAAGCGTGGAGTTGGTGAAATGAACAAAAAAGTTTCAGGAT TGGATGAGTTCAAACAAAGCACTGAGAACCAGCTGCACACCCAGCAAGAGCTCAGAATGCGTCCCATGATGAGATCGCAGTACAGAGCTCAGAGCGAAAAACACGAGCAGAGAGCAATCCCTGCCGAGGTGTACAGAAAAGGCACTGAAACTTCCAGAAATGTCCTGATGGACCTGAACACCGGTCTGCTCAAGGAACACATGAACAAGTTGGACAGGAGAGTAGTGGGCT CAGCTAAATGGGAAGTGGTTTCTGAGCATGAGGACATAAGAAGCCAAGACTCTTCTGAACATAAGAAGAACCACAAAGTAGTTCCTGTTGAGATTCGTAGACAGGGAACAGAACCTTCCAGACGCATCCTGATTGACACGAGCACTGGGATGCCCAAGGAGGAACTCAGTGAAATGAACAGAAGAGTTTCTGGCT TCTACAATCTAGCACCTATTGAGAAGAGGCAAGGAACAGAACCTTCCAGACGCTTCCTGATGGACATGGACAGTCGGATGCTCAAGCATGTGGTTGGCGAAATGAACAGAAGAGTTTCCGGCT TTTACAATCCTCCACCTTATGAAATGAGGAAGGGAACCCAGAATTCTCGCACCACTCTGGTGGATCCCAGAACTGGTCAACTGCTGGCTTCTCTAACAGAGCTGCAGAGGAGCACATCGCCAT TGGATGAGTTCAGACAAGGCACTGAGTACCAGCCATACATCCTACAGGAGCTCAGGGTGTGTATGCTGAAGAAACAATGCACTGAAACTTCCAGAAATGTCCTGATGGACATGAACGCTGGTCTACTCAAAGAACACAGGAATGAGATGGACAGGAGAGTAGGGGGCT CAGCTAAATGGGAGGTGGTTTCTGAGCATGAGGACATAAGAAGCCAAGATTCTTCTGAACATAAGGACAACCACAAAGCAGTTCCTGTTGAGGTCCGTAGGCAAGGAACAGAACCTTCCAGACGCATCCTGATTGACACGAGCACTGGGATGCCCAAGGAGGAACTCAGTGAAATGAACAGAAGAGTTTCTGGCT TTTACAATCCTCCACCTTATGAAATGAGGAAGGGAACCCAGAATTCTCGCACCACTCTGGTGGATCCCAGAACTGGTCAACTGCTGGCTTCTCTAACAGAGCTGCAGAGGAGCACATCGCCAT TGGATGAGTTCAGACAAGGCACTGAGTACCAGCCATACATCCTACAGGAGCTCAGGGTGTGTATGCTGAAGAAACAATGCACTGAAACTTCCAGAAATGTCCTGATGGACATGAACGCTGGTCTACTCAAAGAACACAGGAATGAGATGGACAGGAGAGTAGGGGGCT CAGCTAAATGGGAAGTGGTTTCTGAGCATGAGGACATAAGAAGCCAAGATTCTTCTGAACATAAGAAGAACCACAAAGCAGTTCCTGTTGAGGTCCGTAGGCAAGGAACAGAACCTTCCAGACGCATCCTGGTTGACACGAGCACTGGGATGCCCAAGGAGGAACTCAGTGAAATGAACAGAAGAGTTTCTGGCT TCTACAATCTAGCACCTATTGAGAAGAGGCAAGGAACAGAACCTTCCAGACGCTTCCTAATGGACATAGACAGTCGGATGCTCAAGCATGTGGTTGGCGAAATGAACAGAAGAGTTTCTGGCT TTTACAATCCTCCACCCTATGAAATGAGGAAAGGAACCCAGAATTCTCACACCACTCTGGTGGATCCCAGAACTGGTCAACTGCTGGCTTCTCTAACAGAGCTGCAGAGGAGCACATCGCCAT TGGATGAGTTCAGACAAGGCACTGAGTACCAGCCGCACACCCTGCTGAAGTTTAGGATGATGCATCACATTGTTAGACCTAAGTACAGAGCTTAG